The genomic stretch TTAGCACATACATGTATTAGTTTtatgaagagactaattaaaGTTGGTTTGATCCCATGTAATATAAATGATTTCGAAAAATATGAATTATGTGTTAAATTAAAGATGATTAAGAAACATTTCAAAAGTGTTAAAAAATACAAATCTCCTTGATCTTGTACATTCAGATTTGTGTGAATTTAATGACATGTTAACATGTAGGGGAAATAGATATTTCATTACATTCATTGATGATTCTTCTAAGTTCACATATGTATATATTTTAAGGCATAAAGGTGATGCTTTTAATACCTTTAAACTTTACAAAGCAGAAgtaaaaaatcaattaaataaaagTGTCAAAGTCCTTAGGAGTGATAGAGACGGTGAATACTTTTCTACAGAAGTTGATACGTTTTGTGAAGAATATGACATTATACATGAATGCTCCGCACCTCGCACACCGCAACAAAATGGTGTAGCTGAGAGAAAGAACCGAACATATCAAGAGATGGTGAATGCCATGTTAATACATTCCAAATTTCCATTTAATTTGTGGGGTGAGGCCTTACTAGCCGCTTGCCACATAATTAACAGAATTCCTTTTAAGAAAATCGGTATTTCCCCATATAAGTTATGGAAAGATAGAGCACCAAATATCAGTTACTTtagagtgtgtgtgtgtgtgtgtgtatgtggGATACTATAAAAGCATGGATCCTAAGAGAACTAAATTAGGTCCTTAAGGGATAAAATGTGCCTTTataggatattcaccaaatagTAAAGCATATAGACTTTTAAACTTAGAGTCTAATGTAATTGTTGAATCCTGAGATGTAGAATTCTTTGAAAACCTTATTACTAAGGATAAAGAATATGAGTCTTCCGCAAACAAAGAATCTTGTGAGGAAGATTCTTCTCGGAGTATCGAGATACAACCCGAAACTACTTCTTGGATCATTGAAACAAAACCTAGCCTAGGATAAGCAAGAGAGTTCAAAAAATAAATGATACAGGACCAAACGAAATCAATTCTCAACTTATTTCCTTTTATCTAGTTGAAGGAAACTGTGAGAATTATGTTCAGAATATTCCTATTATTCTTCAAGTAGAAGATGGTCCTAAAACTTACAAGGAAGCAGTGACTTCAAGGGACTCTTACTTTTGGAAGGATGTTATCCAAGATGAAATGAATTCAATCACGTCAAATCACACTTGGGAACTTGTTGACTTACTAAAGGGATAAAAGCCCATTGAATGCAAATGGGTGTTTAAAAATAAGTATCATAGTGACGGTACATTAAACACAAATAAGGCAAGATTAGTAGCAAAGGGATTTAGACAAAAAAAGTGTTGATTAATTTGACACTTATGCACCAGTGACAAGAACAACAATAATTAGAGTATTATTCACTTTAGCCTCTTTGAATGACCTTATagttcatcaaatggatgttaaaataACATTCTTAAATGGAGATCTCGATGAGGAAATCTACATGGAACAACCAGAGGCTACGTGCttcatggaaatgaacaaaaTGTGTGTAAGCTTATCAAATCCatatatggactaaaacaagcacCAAAGCAATGACATCCAAATTTTGATTATGTCATACTTTCAAATGGATTTACTCCCAATTATTGTGACAAGTGTTTGTACATAAAGGTACGGAAAAATATTATAATATTCTTTTGtctatatgttgatgacatgttgataaTTAGAACCAACATGGATGGAAATTTAGAGACAAAAAGGTTTCTAACTTCCAcattcaagatgaaagatcttgaATTAGTTGACACAATTTTATAAATAAAAGTAAGGAGAAATAGTGGGAGGTTACAAACTTATTCAAACATATTATATTGAAAAAATGCTTGATAAGTTCAAACACCTAAACTTTAAGGCAGTAACCACTCCATTTGATTATGTTGTCTaacttcaaaagaacaatggAAGAGCAGTGACTCAATTGGATTATACAAGTGCAATAAGGTGTCTTATGTACTTAATGCAATGTATCAGACCTGAGATATCATTTGCAGTTAGTAAAATGAGTagatttactagtaatccaaATAAAGAACATTGGAAGATAATCACAAGGATTTTCGGCTATCTACAAAAGACCAAAATTTTTGGCCTTCACTATGGCAAGTTTCTCGCCATACTAAAAGTATATACCGATGCAAGTTGGATATCCAATGTTGGAGATCATAAGTCCACGACTGGGTGGATATTTACACTAGCTGAAGGATCAATTTTTTGAaagagcaagaaacaaacatgcattactctTTCAACCATGGAATCAAAGTTTGTGGCTCTTGTTTTCGTCGGTCAAGAAGCAGAATGGTTTAGGGACCTTCTGTTATAGTTCCATTGGCAAAAGACAATGTTTCAAAGGTGTTGATACAATGCGATAGCCAAGTCACTTTAGCTAGAGTATTCAGCGAAGTGTATAATGGAAAGTCAAGACACATAGGACTTAGACATTCTTTTTGTGAGAAAATTTATTAAAGATGAAATCATTTTACTCACCTATATACGAGCAAGTTATAATTTGGCTTATCCATTTACTAAGCCATTGTCCAGAGACTTAGTAAAAACAAACTCGATAGGCATGGGGTTGAAACTCCTTGAGTAAGAGTTTCGACAACGACAACAATCCAATCTTACGTTAACAGAACATTAACCTCAAGATTCAATTGGTAACAACAAGTCGTTAATTTGGATGTTTATCAAACAATTCATGATAATGTTGACCTTTAAAAGGAGGGTTGAGTTTTTATTTAAACTCTTAATGTTCAATATCGAGGGTATGTGTCTCATGGAAAATGATACAATATGAACTTCACCTATGTGCATTTCGAGATGGTGTGATCTTAAAGTGAGAGATGGAGTTTCTCTCACGAAAAATTCATGAAACAGGAAAGCATATGACCATGAATAAATGTTAGGCGAGAAATGTAGGTGAAGAACGCTTAAAGAATGTGTGTAAGGTAACGTCAGTCTATTCACATGGATTAATGGCTTAAAAGCATTGATATCTAACATTCTGATTAGACTTTGCGTTGTCTTTACTAAGGTTAAGTTTTAAACTTAATGATACCTAAATGTACTAACATTCTTTGTTTCCTTTTCTAGAATTAGTCTGGTCATTATTGAAACAAGTGGTGGATTGTTAtaaattcatgaacattcaatGTCCATTTGTGTATGTTCCAAAATGATATGAAAAGTGGAGTGAAATAAATGCTAATAAATGCCAGGAAAATAGTCATAGATAGAAAGATTTACTCACATTCAAAGCCTTTATAAAGAGTTAAAAATATTAACTAAACAAAATGACAAAAGAGTATAAAGTGCCACATGGATAAATGTGATGGTCCTAAATATTATGTCACTTGTCTCCTCCATACACCCATCGCCAGTGTTACCATCAGTGACACCAATTTCAAGACCGAGTCCGAGGGCGTAGAGGCACTAGTGACGGTTTGTAGGAGACACTTGAACACTTGAACATTTATAAAACAACTATATATTTTTTAAATCATTTTAtcaaatattttaaaatttataaattaataaaaaaattaataaatttatataattaaaaaaaaaaactcacCGACACTAGTAAGTAAACAATTTCATGTAGATAAGCAAAATAAAACTTATATATAATATGTAAATGACATAACTACCCtttcaaaaaaaatatatttaatttgataaaaataaaataacattagtattttaaaattttaataattattatatttttaatacTTCCAACTTATTAGGTTTTAGTTTTATATATTATATAAGATTAGAAAATTATCCTTGTAACAAAATCATacatatttatttattaatatttttaatttaatatcaaattaatttttatttttattttttcatttttattttttttacattttaaattatattttataaaaataatttaataaattattttcttaTCATATCACTATCATATTTTAATCTAGACTATACTCAAATTAGTGAGGCACGATATAGTATGTTTCATAATTAACTTATCATATCATGTTGTGTTTATATCATATCTCTTATTCTACGCATTAAAATGGACCCTAAGACTATAAATGTCCTATATACCCATTAAAGAAAATTGAGTAGAGTTGCCCTATTAACTATTCATTGGTCTATATGTATGCTATTTATTAATGTCATTAAAAATAGTACTTTTTAATATTAGTCATTTATTTGTAATTCAATCCCTTTATCGCAATGTTATTCCAAAACTATCATCATACACTAATAATTTAAGCCGTATTTATATGATAAacaataattttttaaataaaatatatactTATGAATAGTATCACGAATAAGTGATATTTTTAAATAGTGAAATGAAATTAAGTAATAAATATAGAATGTTAGttaataaaatgataaaattaattaataaacgtctaaatattaaaaatagtttttaataataaaataaaattggttaataaaaaaAATGGTTATTAAAGTTTCGAAGTTAATTAATAAACATCATCTAGATGTTAAAACTAATTTTTAGCTTtgttaataaaatataaaatacaAGTTAATAAAATCTCATAATGATTAATCACATAACTTTATATTATTATCTtataatttcaaaataaaaataaaaataaaaaatagtttaatatttttaaatttaatattaTAATATTTCACTGTTCACCGTATTGAACGACAGTAAAATATACCGTAAAATATGATGTATATGTATATTGTGGTATAAAAATATCATTGTTATTTAGcactttatttaatttaaattatcttttttttttaaatggtCCAAGTCCCATAACCCCTTCTCTTTCACGTCAGATAGTTTCCAATGTAAATTGTTCCTATGCATTTCATCTTGCTTTTTACATGATACTATTAGTTAAAAGAAGTAATTTTATTTTATGAGCATATGAAGAAAATTGAGTGGAATTGAATTCATGGTTTAGAAGCCATTAACAAATCATGGTGATTTGATCAGTAATATTAACTAGTACAGCATTTCTATGCTGGGTGTCAAATTAGCTACAGTTGAAACTATTGCCGTGTCTTGCTAACTGAGTGTTTAAACATTATTAATGATTTTTAAACATCATTATTTATTGAAAAGTTAAATATATTGTATATACTTTGCAACTCGAAGCAAAAATAGGAGAAAAAACAAAACATATGAAGTAAAGTAAAATTATATCTGTAAGTCATCTAGCTCTAAGATGAGATAATCCATTTGATAACATGTAAATTGGAACCTAAAGAATCATTACTTATAGTAGTACTACTACTACTTATTTGCCtcataattataattaaaattcataattaCAAAAGTTATTTCCATCTTAGAATCGCTCAAGAAAAACTCTAGAGAAAACTAAACTTGTAGTAGTACTTATTTTGTATGAATATAAATAAATGATCAATGTCAAATGGATTGATTTGAAAGAATCTTCATTTTGTAGAGTCACCATAGCCATAAGGGTTTTTGCTAGCCCAATTCCATTGATCACGGCACATATCATCGATGCCATATTTAGCTCTGCAAAAGTAGAATAAATTTGTGAAAACTTGCACCAATTTCTTGTCGAAACAAGAAAACATTCCAAATATATAGTATCTGCCAAATTTGGAGAACCAAAAAATAACAGAGAGGAGTGCTTTAAGAAAAGTTAAATATCACAAAATTATTGGTTTGAGCAAAATCAATACTTACTTCCAGTTAAGTTCTTTTTCTGCTTTTGATGTTGACCCATAAACAGTTTCGGCATCTCCAGGTCTCCTACCAGCTTTTACTATTGGAATTTTCTAAACAGAAAAAAATTTGTATTGATTAATTACTCCTGTACAAATAGCTTAATTTGaatataatataattatataaATGAGTTTGATCAATATGTTAAACAGCCATAAAATGAATGACAGTTGCAAAGAGAAGGAGGATGTTTGTTTACAAACATATTTTGTGCCCACTTTCATGTTGTGTCAATGAGCTTGTTTCACATCCATTTCCTTGTATCTTAGGGACCAACGTGAAAGATTTTTACAGCTTAATTAGACATCTACCATTAAAGAGCTTATGAATTATATGTTCTTTTATGGGTACAAAGGTATAAAGTGTTTCTTCAACTGAAGTGGGGGGATGAGCTCTGTGGGGGCTAGAAATAGCTTAAGACAATCACTTAATGAAAATAAGCAGAGAACAACTCAGATATCATAGGCTCTGTTTGGCAAAACAAATTTTTGATCTTATAGTGGATCGCTTATAAACTCATAACTACAATAAACATGTTTATTAACGGTTTTTTATCACGGGCGTATACTTCTTTTTACTAGCTTACGCGTTTTTTGATAAGCAAAGGATAGCACAAGCTGAAGGATCGTGAGTAGTTACCTTTCCAGAGGCCTTTTCAAAAGCTGTAACCATCTCGAAGACTGATGTTCCCTTTCCTGTTCCCAAGTTGAAAACCTCACAACCTGTATATGCAGACATGAAAGCTTCAGCAAAACAACATACTTTACAGAAAATCCAAAAACATGtcaaagaagaaaaaaatatcAGTGATTATAAGAATCCAATGTCAATTCACAACCAGTTGCTATTCCCACGGAGTCTACTAAAATGAATGGGCTGAATAGTACCTGTTTTAGGATCGTCTAGTTTACGCAATGCAGCAATGTGCCCATCTGCTAAATCAACAACATGAATATAATCACGAACCTGAGAAAAAGAAAAGATGTAAGATCCTCAAAAGAAATCAAAGGCATATCTTAAGAAATGGGGAAAGATAAAATAGATCCAATGAGGGACAGAGGGTTGGTTTGATGGGGAATTATGCATATATGAATGGACTAACTGTGATTGTGGTTGCTCACAATGTCACATACATACATCATCATCAAATTAATCCAAATCGAAGGGATATAGCGACTCAAGTGTGAGCTTAGTATGCATCCAAGTAAAATTTTGAGTAAAACAAGTCAAAAACAAAGAGAACATACTCCAGTTCCATCACTTGTACTATAATCTGTTCCAAAAACTGTCAATGCGGGGCGTCTGCCAACTGCAACTTGCTGAACAAAAGGCATGAGGTTGTTAGGAATTCCGCGAGGATCCTCACCAATGTGACCACTAGGATGAGCACCAACTGGGTTGAAGTATCTCAAGAGTGTTATTTTCCATTCTGAATCTGCATGGTAGATATCACGACAAATTTCTTCGACATAAAGCTGGGGAAAAAAAAAGCTCTTGTTAGATATCATTGCTAGATTATGATAGAATACATCAACACATGTAATATACGACAAATATAAACAAGATTGAAAAGGGAATATAGTTTTACCATCCCAACCCAAGTATCTGACCTTAAAACAGTTTCCTACTCATACCTTGGTTCGCCCATATGGGTTTACAGCTGATAAAGGGAACTCTTCGGTACAAGGGACTTTTTTTGGCCAACCATATACAGTGGCTGAAGAGGAGAACACAAGCTGAAAAGATTCAAGAAATATAGAATCGTGTTAAATAATCAGATTACAGCAACCAACCTCACAAATACACTTTCAGGTAGCAGTATTATCACGGCACTACAAGAACAACTGTCTAGATTATATTTATATCATAAGATCAAGCTTCTACAGAATCTTTTCACAAACAAATGCAAACTGATGGCTTGAAAATTTACCACTACAATTACTTAATTTATAATGACCCAAATCATTCAACATTCAGGACTTGATATACTAAAATGGAGTTACCTTCTTGCATCCATGGGCGGCCATGACTTCAAATAGAACAATTGTCCCAATCAAGTTGTTGTTATAGTAGACCATTGGTTTCCGCACACTTTCACCTACTGCCTTTAGGCCAGCAAAATGTATGACCGCATCAAAGCTGGGGGAAAAGATGAACATATATATATGAAACATTAATAAACCAGTGATCAAGTGAAATTATAAGAGAACTTGAAACATTAACAAATGTGCAATCTATTGTACAAAAAGAAAAACTACAGATGCTTCTGCACAATCCTTACTTTGTGGAAGAAAAAATCTTCTCCAATCCATCTCGGTTCCGCAGGTCTAACTGCAGCatgaaaaagtaaaatgaaaaaaCGTCTGTCAACATCACAATAACATAATTGTCTATATTATCAACATCAATTTCACATAGGGTAACCAAATGAAAAACCATGTAAGGTGAAGTACTTTATCAATGTCTATTGCAGATAAAATCAGATAAAACCTTAACATATATGCTGTTTTCAGCTGTTTTTAGTAAACTGTTCCCGGGGCTGGCAAAAATAGTCTCGCAGTTTTCTTAAAGACAAAGCCGTCACGAGAGTTCTCGCACCCAAAGCGGACAATACCTTGTAGCTGCAATGGCGCGGACTTGAGATGGACCCGACTACTCAAGTTTGCTTATAAAAGTAGCTTGCAAAATAATTCAACTACACTCACTATTTGATTTATATTAATTGAGTCCACAAGTACTTATTATTAAGCTATTTTTTCACATATGGTTTTAAACCCGGATAGAAACCAAGATAGGTAGCAAAATAAACCCAGATTGGATCTAGTAGTAACAAACCAACAAACCAAACATCACATCATAAAGTATGTTATGTACTTGTCGGGCCAACTGTGAAACACATAACTTGAATCCGCCACCGTCTATTTATTTACTACACCACAGAAAAATATACCTAAACCACAAAACTTTTGCTTTCACTTTTACCTCTCTGGTTGGGTCCACCGCGAAAATAATTACTAAATCACCAAAATCACTAAAATAACTAATATCCAAAGCTATGAATTAAACAATTTATAATTCAAAATCAAAATCACCAtattcagaaaaataaaaaacagCAATCAAATCATGAAGGACATTACAACCGAATCATAAAAAAAAGATAGAATTGAAAAAGGCTGAACAACGAGAAAGAAAGAGAATGTGCGCTTCTCACCTTATGAAATGATAGGTTACCGGCGAAAGCACCGGCGAGAGTCTTGACTCTGTCGATGGATTTGGCGGAAGAATTATCGAGATTATCTACGACGACGACTTTGTAACCGGCGAGAAGAAGCTGGAGAACGGTGTGGGTGCCGATGTAGCCGGCACCGCCGGTAACAAGAATGGTTTTGGCAGACATAATTGAAAGGGTTTTGACGATAGAGAGATAATTGAGGGAGAAAATATATGAATGCGAAAATTGTAACGATAGAGAGATAGATTTGATATAGAAAAAGTAGGGGTTATATGTTTTATAGGAAAAGCGAGAGTTTGTTACGCGCCATGAcgtttttattttttattttttattttaagCGTTAGTTTTTGCTTTTTATTACTTTTGCGGATTTTTCGTGGCgtgtttttgaattttttttttgtttatttttgaATGTTACAGATCATTGTAAGGGAAAAAAGAATGGGACAGGTCATCCACGTGGATTTCCAGTGTGTTTTAGTCTTTGGGTTTTCTTATTCTTTCCACGGCGGTTATTGGGGGACTATTTTCTTTTGCTATAATTTCTCTTTTGGTTGCATCATTTTTGTTTTGAGTGTGTATGATTTGTGAATATTTTGATGAGTGTTTTTTCTTTATAGAAAATGGTTTGGAACAATGATTGGGTAATCAAAAAATCATGTATATGACAGTTATACtctcttgtttgttgtagttTAGTTGAGTGGTTACTATTATCAATAAACTAATTAATAAATTTTAGAAATTTATTTATAATATGATAATAAGCTAGATTAAAAATGATATAAAAATGACATGATAAACATTTATCTTATGATGTGTTTGATGCAGGATTATAATAAAGAAAACATGGTATTATTATTTAATACGCATGATTTCCAATACAAATACTCATATAAAATTCAAGTGTGCTCAAATATAAAAAGATGGTTAAAAGAGTCCTTAATTGAAAGTTATGTTCGGTCTCTTCGCAATGATAGACTTTTAATATATAGTCAAATTGATTATAAAGATCATTTATTTTTGTTCTAACCATTTTATATTTTAGATTTTTCATACACAAACATGGAATTATTTTTATCCTCAAATAATCTAGTTAACAGTTAAAAGTGATTGTTCATATTCGAGAATCAAAACGGAGATTCTAGCTCTCGAGAGAGCCAGAAATGATGAGAGATGAATAATTATTGATTTTAGATTGTGACTTTGATCTTCTTTACGATGGCGTGGAATGGACTTTTATGGTTACCACTCAAACGTCCAAGTCAGTTCAGTATTCAAGAAGGATAAAGTGAAATTGAAGATCAGAGATTGTGTACCTTCTTATAACATATTGTTTTATATGTTGGGTCGAGTGGAGTTGGCTTGAGACGGATTGGGCCTTTAGCCGGTCCAGAGTAGTTGCCCCGAAGGCTTTGTCGGGCACTAAGGGAGTTGTGGTAAGCTTTGAGTGTCGTTGATTAGTCTCCACATCGTAGTCCGGTGTGGAGTATAACTTAATCACTTAGGATCAGTTTTTGAAAACTAACGGGGAACAGGTGCATCCGATGCAGTTCCATCATTGAGACACTTCATCACTCATTCTGGACATGTGTGATGACTTGACCACCTAGGGTGTGACATAGTCCATAGAGTGATTAAATGCACTTGAGTTTGGTGTGTTTCTTTAAGTGGAATTATATCTATTGATCTTGTGATATTTGTTAATATTTGGTCTTGATCTTTCAGTTGCTACTATTTATAAATAGGGTGAGGCGAGTAGTTGGAAGTTTTCGCAATCTTTTGCTTTCAAGCTTTCAGTCATTTTCCATAGAAAATGTTTTCGTCCCCATTTTACTGAGAGTATCACTAGAAGTGATTCAAACTTTCGCTTAAAGATTTCACCTTTTTCACTTATCTTGCTTAAtcaatattttttaattatatactcTTCTACTTGAAGCTTTATTTTTAGCATTTCCTGCATTTAGTTAGGACAAATGGTAACAACGTCAATGTAACGAGTGACTCTGAAGTGGGAACTTCATTTGGGTCAATTCTTTATTCTCCCCACCCTTCTGAGTAATGATCACCTGGGACCGAAAATCACATCCGCATTTGACGATTCTGGGTCCTAAGGGATATTTGGGGATTCCTTTGAGGAAGAAAGTTCTTCTTATGTGTTGTTTGATGCAATTATATCAAATAGAGGCAAAGGAATAAATCATGTCGAGGTCCTTATGCCCCTCCCATCTTGTTGGAAGAGGAGCTGCAACCCAATCCACAAAGGATATACCTTGTTATATATTTCATTTGGGTTTTCCTATCGATGTTAGGCTGTGAGCCTTTATATCTTGAGGTATTGGAATATTTGAACCTTCAAAGTTGATCGTATGTGATGGAATACGAAGTTAATGGGCATTTCTTAGGTT from Lathyrus oleraceus cultivar Zhongwan6 chromosome 7, CAAS_Psat_ZW6_1.0, whole genome shotgun sequence encodes the following:
- the LOC127105690 gene encoding UDP-glucose 4-epimerase GEPI48; translation: MSAKTILVTGGAGYIGTHTVLQLLLAGYKVVVVDNLDNSSAKSIDRVKTLAGAFAGNLSFHKLDLRNRDGLEKIFSSTNFDAVIHFAGLKAVGESVRKPMVYYNNNLIGTIVLFEVMAAHGCKKLVFSSSATVYGWPKKVPCTEEFPLSAVNPYGRTKLYVEEICRDIYHADSEWKITLLRYFNPVGAHPSGHIGEDPRGIPNNLMPFVQQVAVGRRPALTVFGTDYSTSDGTGVRDYIHVVDLADGHIAALRKLDDPKTGCEVFNLGTGKGTSVFEMVTAFEKASGKKIPIVKAGRRPGDAETVYGSTSKAEKELNWKAKYGIDDMCRDQWNWASKNPYGYGDSTK